From Paracoccus suum, the proteins below share one genomic window:
- the proB gene encoding glutamate 5-kinase — translation MATLSDEAALAVPDLASARRLVVKIGSALLVGGDGLREDWLTALADDVAAWRSRGADVVLVSSGSIALGRRVLGLPSGALTLEQSQAAAAVGQIRLARAYETALAPHGVTTAQVLVTLEDTTDRRRYLNSRATLEVLLSLGVVPIVNENDTVATDEIRYGDNDRLAAQVAVTVGADQLLLLSDVDGLYTANPKVDPGARHLPVIARLTAQIEAMASGPVGSLSKGGMTTKLMAARTAVAGGCAMAIAEGSVLRPLSAVANGARTTWFLPEGDPHLARKRWIAAMKPKGEVTVDAGAAAALGQGKSLLPAGVTAVTGRFGRGDPVLVRDAMGAELARGLIRYSADEARAISGHRSAEIEAILGHPGRAALIHRDDMVVGR, via the coding sequence ATGGCGACCCTGAGCGACGAGGCTGCATTGGCCGTGCCGGATCTCGCCAGCGCGCGGCGGCTGGTGGTCAAGATCGGCTCGGCCCTGCTGGTCGGCGGGGATGGCCTGCGCGAGGACTGGCTGACTGCGCTTGCCGATGACGTTGCGGCCTGGCGGTCGCGGGGCGCGGACGTGGTGCTGGTTTCCTCCGGTTCCATCGCACTCGGCCGGCGGGTGCTCGGCCTGCCTTCCGGGGCGCTGACGCTGGAGCAAAGCCAGGCTGCCGCGGCGGTCGGCCAGATCCGCCTCGCCCGCGCCTATGAGACCGCCCTGGCCCCGCATGGCGTGACCACGGCGCAGGTACTGGTCACGCTGGAGGATACAACCGACCGGCGCCGCTACCTCAACAGCCGCGCCACGCTGGAAGTGCTTCTGTCGCTCGGCGTCGTGCCAATCGTGAACGAGAACGACACCGTCGCGACGGACGAAATCCGCTACGGCGACAATGACCGGCTGGCCGCGCAGGTCGCGGTCACTGTCGGGGCGGACCAGCTATTGCTGCTGTCGGATGTCGACGGCCTCTACACCGCCAATCCCAAGGTCGATCCCGGCGCCCGCCACCTGCCGGTGATCGCCCGGCTGACGGCGCAGATCGAGGCCATGGCCTCTGGCCCGGTCGGCAGCCTCAGCAAGGGCGGGATGACGACCAAGCTCATGGCCGCGCGCACCGCTGTCGCCGGCGGGTGCGCCATGGCCATCGCCGAGGGCTCGGTCCTGCGCCCGCTGAGCGCCGTTGCCAATGGTGCCCGGACGACCTGGTTCCTGCCCGAGGGCGACCCGCATCTCGCCCGCAAGCGCTGGATCGCGGCAATGAAGCCCAAGGGCGAGGTCACAGTCGATGCAGGAGCCGCCGCCGCACTTGGGCAAGGCAAGTCCCTGCTGCCGGCGGGGGTCACCGCGGTCACCGGCCGCTTTGGCCGGGGTGATCCGGTGCTGGTGCGCGACGCCATGGGCGCCGAGTTGGCGCGCGGCCTCATCCGCTATTCCGCGGACGAGGCGCGCGCTATCTCCGGCCACCGCAGCGCCGAGATCGAGGCAATCCTCGGCCATCCCGGCCGCGCGGCGCTGATCCACCGCGACGACATGGTGGTCGGGCGCTAG
- the obgE gene encoding GTPase ObgE, with the protein MKFLDTAKVYIRSGGGGGGCVSFRREKFVEFGGPDGGDGGRGGDVWAEAVEGLNTLIDFRFQQHFFAKSGQAGMGSQRTGASADDVVLRVPVGTEILDEDGETIIADLTEPGQRVRLAEGGNGGWGNLRFKSSTNRAPRHANPGQPGVERTLWLRLKLIADAGLVGLPNAGKSTFLAAVSNARPKIADYPFTTLVPNLGVVGVDGHEFVMADIPGLIEGASEGRGLGDQFLGHVERSRVLLHLVDGTSEDVATDARTILTELEAYSPLLAEKPRITALNKIDALDEDTIAERRAALEAEIGAPVMAISGVAGTGVQEVLRALWVEIAPSRAPTPDPEAEAAWRP; encoded by the coding sequence ATGAAATTCCTCGACACCGCTAAGGTCTATATCCGCTCTGGCGGCGGCGGCGGCGGCTGCGTCAGCTTTCGGCGCGAGAAATTCGTCGAATTCGGCGGCCCGGACGGCGGCGACGGCGGTCGAGGCGGCGATGTCTGGGCCGAGGCGGTCGAGGGGCTGAACACACTGATCGACTTCCGCTTTCAGCAGCATTTCTTCGCCAAGTCCGGCCAAGCCGGCATGGGTAGCCAGCGCACCGGCGCTTCAGCTGACGATGTGGTGCTGAGGGTACCGGTCGGGACCGAAATTTTGGACGAGGATGGCGAGACGATCATTGCCGATCTGACCGAGCCGGGCCAGCGCGTGCGCCTGGCGGAGGGCGGCAACGGCGGCTGGGGCAATCTGCGCTTCAAATCCTCGACCAATCGCGCACCGCGCCACGCCAATCCTGGCCAGCCCGGCGTCGAGCGGACGCTGTGGTTGCGGCTGAAACTCATTGCCGATGCCGGTCTCGTCGGGCTGCCGAATGCTGGCAAATCCACGTTTCTGGCCGCCGTCAGCAATGCCCGGCCCAAGATCGCCGATTATCCCTTCACGACGCTCGTGCCGAACCTCGGCGTTGTGGGTGTTGACGGGCACGAATTCGTCATGGCCGACATTCCCGGCTTGATCGAGGGCGCCAGCGAGGGCAGGGGCCTTGGCGATCAGTTCCTGGGCCATGTCGAGCGCTCGCGCGTGCTGCTGCACCTGGTCGATGGCACCTCCGAGGACGTGGCGACCGACGCCCGCACGATTCTGACCGAGCTTGAGGCCTATTCGCCGCTGCTGGCTGAAAAGCCGCGGATCACTGCGCTGAACAAGATCGACGCGCTGGACGAGGACACCATCGCTGAGCGCAGGGCCGCGCTGGAGGCCGAGATCGGCGCCCCGGTGATGGCCATATCCGGCGTCGCCGGCACCGGCGTGCAGGAGGTTCTGCGCGCCCTCTGGGTCGAGATCGCGCCCTCGCGCGCGCCGACGCCCGATCCCGAGGCAGAGGCCGCATGGCGACCCTGA